TTGGCCATCTCCCTGAGGTACGCGTTGCCGACCTTCCAGAAGCAGTTTCTGCATGCTATGGCATGGCCCATACGAGAAAGAATGACAGCCGTGTCTTTCGCCACCTCACCATGTGCTATCTGCATGTTGCTGGTATCCAGGAAGTGAGCGTGGCCTCCAAGCTGAGTGATACCAGCCTCCATGGAGTTTCTCGTCCTGGTGGACTGTTCGAAGAACATCAAAAAGACCGTCTTGTTGGGCAGGTATATGGTGGGTCTATCCACGGCAAAAGCTCTTTTCAGTTCGTACGAACACTCCAAAAGGGTCTCTATCTCCTCCTTGGTCCACTCAGTCAAAGTAATAAAATGTTTCCCTCTGAAAATCGTCTGCATTTTCTTTTCCCTCCTACTTTCTTCATGTTTTTAATAATTCTGAACATATATGGAAGGAATGACTGCGTACATCGCTGCAGCCTTCACCAGCTCATCCTTCCATGTTCTCTCGTTTGGAGCATGCGCCTGATCCTCATGTCCAGGCCCAAACCCTATACATGGGATGCCGTATCTTCCCATTATGGAAACGCCGTTGGTTGAAAATCCCCATTTGTCCACAAAGGGGTCCTGACCAAAAAGGTTCTTATAGGCCTTTATGGTTGCTTGACACGCCGGGTGTTCCTCCTCAAGGACCCATGCAGGGAAGTAACACTCGGTGGGATAAACCAATCCGGTATAGGAAGGTTTATCGTAGCTGTACATGGAGACTTCCGCGCCGCTTTCTTTTACGGAAGGTAGGTTGCGTATCTCTTGGAGGGCCTTTTCCCATGTCTCTCCCCACGTAAGTCTTCTGTCGATGGATATCCAGCAGCTGTCTGCGACGGCACATCTTGACGGGGAGGTGAAGAATATCTCAGAGACCGTAAGGCTACCCTTGCCAAGGAACGGGTCTTCGTGCAGGTTTTCGTGAAGGGCCCTCAGCTCTTGAAGTATGGGAGCCATCTTGTAAATTGCGTTGTCTCCTCTTTCCGGGACTGACCCATGACAGCTAAGACCTTTGGTCTTGACTTTTATTTCCATCCTGCCTCGCTGTCCCCTATAGATATTGAGGGACGTGGGCTCAGTTATAACAACGAACTCAGGCCTTATTCCATCTTCCTCTATGATGTACTGCCAGCAAAGTCCATCGCAGTCTTCCTCCTGAACCGTTCCCGTAACCAATAGGGTATAGTCGTCCTCCAAACCCAGGTCCTTTATGATTCGGGCCGCATAAACCATGGAGGCCATGCCTCCTTCCTGGTCGCTGGTACCCCTTCCGACTATTACCTGGTCATCCTCGTAACCCTCATAGGGATCTACCTCCCATAGGCTCAAATCCCCCACTCCTACGGTATCTATGTGGGCGTCCATGGCTATGAGCCTTAAGCCCTTGCCCACGTAACCCAAAATGTTACCCATGGGGTCTATTTCAACCTTATCGAAACCTACCTTTTCCATCTCTTCTTTGATGCGAAGGATCACATCCCTTTCCTGACAGCTTTCGCTAGGTATGGCCACCATGTCGCGGAGGAACTGGGAGATGTCCTTTCTGTATTCTTCCGCTTTTTTCAGCACCTTATCAAACTCCACGATCGATCATTCTCCTTTCCTGGTTTTAAGAGACTAGTAAGCTTTTCCTCACCAAGGCGCGTAGCCCATGAGCCTTGGGAGGAAAAGGGGTATACCGGGAAATACAGTTATCAATATGAGAACAGAAACCACAACAAGAATAAAAGGGAATATCTCTCTGCTCAGCTGCTCTATGGTCAGCCTACTTATGCCACAGGCTACGAACAGGCACGCCCCCACCGGCGGAGTCATCAAGGCTATGTTGAGGGAAAGAACCATTATTATGCCGAAATGGAGGGGATGAAAGCCCATCTTCACGGCCAACGGGTGAAGGATGGGACCAAGGATTATGAGAGCCGCCGCTATGTCCATGAACATTCCTACGAAAAGCAGAAGAAGGAGTATCATTCCCATGACAACCCATTTGTTGGTGCTTATACCCAACATAAGATTAGCGACCTTTTCCGGAATCTGCTCCATGGTGAGCACCCACCCCAATATGGAGGCAGCAGCTATTACCAAGAAAACCACTCCGGTAGTTCTGGCCATCTTGATGAAAATGGGAACCAGGTCTCTCACGGTTATGCTTCGATATACTACGAAGCCCACGAACAAGGCATAGGCAACAGCTACCGCCGCAGCCTCCGTCGGGGTAAAAACACCGCTTAGAATTCCACCCAGGATGATTATGGGCATAAGGAGAGCCACAAAGGCCTCCTTAAAGGCAAGGATCATCTCTTTCAGCGTAGCCCGTCTTTGACCGACGGGATAACCTCTCTTTTTGGATATCCTCGCAGTTAGTATCATCAGTGCTACGGCAACCAGTATCCCCGGAAGGATGCCTGCCAAAAACAACCCAGCTATGGAGACCTGCATGAACGCCCCGTAGATGACCATTATGTTGGAGGGAGGGATTGTGGGCCCTATGATTGATGAAGACGCTGTAACTGCCGCAGAAAAATCCTTGTCGTACCCTTCCTCAACCATGGCTGGAATAAGCATGGAGCCTATAGCTGCTGTATCGCTTACGGCTGCTCCAGTAAGTCCGGCAAAGAACACCGAGGCCACTATATTTGCATGTGCAAGCCCACCCTGAAGGTGCCCCACAAGTACGTTGCTGAACTTTACGAGCTTCTGAGTGATACCCGTCTTGTTCATTATGTCTCCAGCCAAGATGAAAAAGGGCATGGCCATGAGGGTGAACATATCCACTCCCGCAAAATATCGCTGGGGCACTAACTGAAGTATGGAGGGAACGTTCATCTTGAGCATGGAAAGAAGTCCAGTAACCCCCAAGACAAAGCCTATGGGCATGCCCACTACGAGAAATATCACGAACACGGCAGTTATAAAGCCAGTCATCGCCCATCCCCCTTTAGAGTGGGTTCATCAAACTCTAGGTTTTCCTCCCTTTTAACCGTCGCAACTATATCCTCGGCCATAAGGATCTCGTCCAGGTCTTTGCGTCTTATGTCCAGGATCATCTTGCAGATCAGCATGACTATGCAAAGGAGGGCACTCACAGGAACAGACATGAGCCACCAGTACATGCTAGTGTTAAGAGCCGTCGAAAGCTGCGCTTTGCCTCCCTCTGCCATTTTGAAACCGTAGACCACAAGGATATAGAGGAAAAACAAGATGAAGGCATTTGAGATGAATATTATCCCCTTGGCCAAAAGCCTCGGCAGCTTCTTTACGAACATGGTTACACCTACGTGCTCATGCCGCCAGATGCAAGGCGCAACGGCAAGGAGGGCCATCCAGATCATCATGTACCTTGAAAATTCCTCAGTCCAACTCAAGGGAGAGACAAACACGTAACGGAACAAAACCCCCAAAAGAACGGTGAAGGTCATGATAACCGAGAGGATCAAAAGGGGAACCTCAAGGGCCTTCTCCAAGGCGTTACCTATTGTCTCTGCGGCTTTAAATATGGACATATTATCCTTTTTGGGCATTTCTCATTTTTTCTAGGGAAAAGTAGGGCGTACGCCCTACTTTTCCTCCTTCACTATCTCGCTGATGGAGTCCAGATACTTGTTGGCAAGCTCCACACCTTCGTCTCCATAAGTGCTCTTGATGAACTCCATAGCCGCTTTCCTTCCTATCTCCCTGAACTGCTCAAGAGCCTCAGGAGTAGGAGTATAAATCTCCATTCCTGCAGCCTGAAGGGCTGGCAGTCCCTTATCAGAGGCCTCTATTATCCTGTTAAGGCCTCTACCAGCAACGATCGCAGTCATGGCCGCACCGTCCACTATGGATTTTTCCTTGTCCGTAAGCCCCTCATAGAAATCTTTGTTCATGACCCAACAGTAGGTGCTGTAGAGGTGGTTGGTAAGTGTAAGATATTTCTGCACTTCATAGAGTTTCCCTGTGAGTATTATGGGTATGGGGTTGTGCTGTCCGTCTACCACACCGGTCTGGAGCGCCGTATAGACTTCCGCCCAGGCAACAGGTGTTGCGGCAGCTCCATAAGCCTTCATCAGGTTCTGGTGAGAAGGCAAGGTCATGGTCCTCATCTTCAATCCCTTCATGTCATCAACGGTCTTTATGGGACGCTTGCTGTTGGTCAGCTGGAAGAATCCTCCCGCCTCTCCAAAGCCTAAAACCTTGAATCCCGCCTTTTTCTCTATGTCTGAAGCTAGGTACTGACCGAAGGGGCCATCAAAGAGCTTCCAAGCCACATTGTAATCGGGAATGGCAAAGGGTATATCCAAGACGCTGTACAGGGGATAGAAGGAGGCCATTCCCCCTGCAGAGGCTATGTAGCTCTGCACGACTCCTACCTTGACCTGTTCCATGGTCTCCCGTTCGTTTCCAAGTTGCCCTGCAGGATAAATCTCCACCTTAAGTTCTCCGTTGCTCTGCGCCTCAACCATGCTCTTGAAAACAGCGGACATCGCAGCTGTTGCTACTTCAAAAGGCTGCTGCGGGTTCAAGTGAGACAATTTAATGGTCTTGGCCGCAAAGGCTCCGCTTGTTCCCACCATTATCATCACTGCAACCAATAACGCTACCCCAAACTTTCTCATACCTCATCCCTCCTCTTTTTCTCTACTGATCATCTTGGCTCTCCTAACCTCTTTTGTTCTCCCACTTCCACCTCCCCGCATGTGGGGTATTAAAGGTTGTCCAGCACTCCTGTCATCTCGTTGAAGGCCTTTATCTTTTCATCGATGAGAGGAGCCATTTTATGCACAGAGCCCCAGTAATTTTCCGCGTCATACCACTGGGCATTGAGCTCCTCGATATCCTTTCCTTGCTGCTCTATCCACGTATAGTACTTCAGGTTATGAATAGCTTTCTTGTCGTAATAAGTAAGCTCCTTCATCCAATCCACCGAAAGACCCATTATGTGTTTTTCAAAGTCAACGGCGGCCTGAACCTTGGTATAAGGGCCGAACTCTTCCTCTAGCTCCTTGATCCTGGAGCGGTACAGCTCCATACTGTCCGTGAAGACCGTAAGGATTATGTCCTTCTCCGTTAGTTCATAGTATTTGGCCATCTTGATGGCCATTATCACGTTGGCTGCACTTGATATGCCCATCAGGTGGAGCTTTTCCACAACTTCATCAGGGACTCCCTGTTCCTTCAAGAACTCCTTCCCTATAGGTTCGTTGAAAAGCCTGATCATGGCCATGCTGTCGGCATCGTCCACTGCTATCACCATGTCGGTGTTCTTGACGTTGTGTATCCAAGGAACGTGCTTGTCCCCTATACCCTCTATACGATGAGCTCCAAAACCGTTCATAAGGAGCGTGGGGCACTGAAGAGCTTCGCCAACGGCTATTTTGCTCCCTGGGTAGACGTCCTTCATGTAGTCACCGCACCCCAATGTTCCTGCTGAACCAGACGTCAAGGTCACGCCGAAGAACTTATCCTGAGGCCCTGCGACCTCCTTTACGACCTCTTCCATGGCATGTCCCGTAACCTCATAGTGCCACAGGTGGTTGCCCAGCTCCTCGAACTGATTAAATATAACTACGTTGTCCCTCGTTCTGCGGAGCTCCCACGTCTTGTCGAATATCTCCTTTACGTTGCTTTCGCTGCCAGGAGTGGCTATAACTTCCCCCGCCACGCTCTTCAGCCATTCAAAGCGCTCTTTGCTCATTCCTTCAGGAAGTATGGCTATGGATTCACAGCCTAAAAGCTGAGCGTTGTAAGCTCCTCCCCTACAGTAGTTTCCAGTAGAAGGCCACACAGCTTTCTGTGTCGTTGGGTCGAACTGACCGGTCACGAGGCGGGGAACCAAACAGCCAAAGGTAGCTCCAACCTTGTGTGCTCCCGTGGGGAACCACTTGCCGACTAAGGCTATTATCCTGGCCTTCACGCCCGTGAGCTCTGAAGGAAGCTCCAAGAAGTTGACTCCGTCGTACAGCCCCCCCTTGCTTTTGGGTTCGTTCTTCCAGGTTATCCTGAAAAGGTTGAGTGGGTTCACATCCCAAAGACCTACATCCTTCAGCTTTTCTTTGATTTTCTGAGGGATCTTTTCTGGATCCTTCATCTGTTCAAAAGTCGGTATTACAATGCCTCGTTCCTTTGCCCTTTCAACCGTCCTACGCAGCTGTTTTTCGTTAACAGTTAGGTCTATCAACTTACCCACTCCTTCCAAAATGTTCGTATCTACGAAGCCCTACAGCTCCCAACCACCGTAAAGCGGGAAGGCTCTGCACAGCTCCAAAACTTCCTCTCTTACTTTCTTCAGGTTTGCCTCATCGTCGGGAGCAGATGCAACTCTGTCCATCAGGTCGGCCAGGATCACCATCTCGCTGGGACCAAAGCCTCTACTGGTCACCGCTGGAGTTCCCACCCTGATGCCGCTTGTAATAAAGGGGCTTCGGGTCTCAAAGGGTATGGTGTTTTTGTTGACGGTTATCCCCGCCTTGTCCAAGGCTATTTCAAAATCCTTCCCTGTGATACCTCTATCAGTCAGATCCAGAAGCATCAGGTGGTTGTCCGTCCCCCCTGAAACCAGCCTGAAGCCTTTTTTAGACAGGGCATCAGCAAAAGCCTTGGCGTTTTCTACTATTTTCCTCTGATACTCCTTGAACTCGGGCTGCAGTGCTTCCTGGAAAGCCACCGCCTTGGCCGCTATTACATGCATCAGCGGTCCTCCCTGCATGCCGGGGAATATGGTCTTGTCAATAGCCTTGGCGTACTCCTCTTTGCACATGACCATACCGCCTCTGGGTCCCCGCAGGGTCTTGTGGGTCGTGGTGGTGACAAAGTCACACCACGGTATAGGATCTTTATGAAGGTCGGCAGCCACCAGACCGGCAATGTGGGCTATGTCGAACATTAGGTAAGCTCCCACCTTGTCCGCTATCTCGCGGAACTTTTCTGCGTCTATCTCCCTTGGGTAAGCACTGGCTCCGCACACTATCATCCTGGGCTTGTGCTCCAAGGCCAGGCGCTCTACCTCGTCGAAATCTATGGTCTCCGTCTCCCTTGAGACTCCGTAAGGCACCACGTTGTAAAGCTGCCCCGAGAAGTTGACCGGACTTCCGTGGGTCAGGTGCCCTCCGTGGGACAAGTTCATGGCTAAAATGGTGTCACCGGGCTTCAAGACCGAGAAGTAAACGGCCATGTTCGCCTGAGATCCCGAGTGAGGCTGGACGTTCACGTGATCGCAGCCGAAAAGCTTCTTGGCCCTATCCCGAGCCAGGTCCTCTGCCTGATCCACAAATTCGCATCCGCCGTAATACCTCTTCGCCGGATAGCCTTCAGCGTACTTATTGGTCAACACAGACCCCATTGCAGCCAACACAGCAGGGGATACCACGTTCTCGGAAGCTATGAGCTCTATGCCCTCCCTTTCTCTCTTGAGTTCCGCCTCTATCACGGAGGCTATCGCTGGATCGACCTTCCTCAAGTATTCAAAAGACCCCACAAACATTTCCATCACTCCCTTATATTACGTTTCTCTCTTTCAATGCCTTCTCTAACCCCAAAAGACAAGGCTCAGTAACTATAGGCTGCCCCACTGCCCTGCGGGCACCATCTATGTCCTTGAGCCCGTTGCCTGTCACCACTAACGCGACCCTTGCATCCTTGGGAAGCTTACCTTCCCGCGCGGCCTTTCGGAATCCCGCAAAAGCAGTAACGCCAGCAGGTTCCCCAAAGACCCCCGTTGTCCTGGCCAGTTCCGGTATGGCTGAAAGAATCTCATCATCCGATACCGCCAGCATATCACCTCCGCTGCTTCGAACACCGTTAAGAGCCTTGGCCCAGTTTCGCGGTGCCCCAACGGAGATACTGTCCGCGACGGTGGATGCCGGGCTAAATTCCACCCTCGGGGCCCCTTCTTTGAATGCCTTGTATATTGGGCTTGCGCCCTCCGCCTGAACTCCCACTATATGAGGCACTCGCTCCGTTAACCCAAGCTTCACCAAATCAGAAAACCCCTTATACAACCCGCTTATTATGCAACCATCTCCGACAGATACGAAAACAAAATCTGGCGCATCCCAATTCAGCTGCTCCGCTATCTCCATGGCACAGGTCTTTTTTCCTTCAACTAGGTAAGGGTTTATCGCACAATTACGATTATACCAGCCCCAGCGCTCTATTGCCTCGGTGGCCAGGTCAAAAGCTTTCTCGTATGTCCCCTTTACCAAAACCACACATGCACCGTACACCAGAAGCTGGGTGATTTTGGCCACCGGAGCGCTTTCGGGAACGAAGATAATGCTTTTAAGACCTGAGACTGCAGCAAATCCTGAAAGGGAACTTGCTGCGTTGCCAGTAGAAGCGCAAGCTATGACATCCCTTCCGTAATCCAGAGCCTTTGCAACGCCAACAGCGCTGGCACGGTCCTTCAGAGAGCCCGTAGGGTTGCGACCGTCGTCTTTCACGTAAACTTCTTTTACACCGTAAGTTCTGGCAAGCTTTTGGGAGCTGTAAAGGGGTGTCCAACCTGCCGCAAGAGGAGGAATGTTTTCGTCTTTCTCGACGGGCAGAACAGCCTTGTACCTCCAAAGAGAAAAATCATCGTTTTCTCTAAGCTTTTCTTTCGTTATCTCCTTTGCCGCCTTCTCGTAATCGTACAGCACGTGAAAAGTCCCATCCAAGCCGCAGTCAGGGCACGTATAAAGGTTCTCTTCTGGCTCATATTCTTTTCCGCAAATGGCACATTTTAGCAATTGAGGTTTTGCCACTTTATTTCACCTCTTTCGCCAAGAGGGCACCGCGGGATATACCGAAATATCCCTCGCAAGCCTTCTGGAGATGCTCTATCTCTATGTATTCATCATCCACGTGGGCAAGGGTCTCCAAGGACCCGCCAAAACCAACGGTTGGAATGTTAGCCTTTCCGGCGTAGTAGCTTCCGTTGGTACAGAAGTAGTAATGGGATATTTGGGGGTGTTGTCCCACGGATCGAAGCCCTTCAAGGGCAGCAACCACGAAGGGGTGATCCTCAGGAAATATCCAGCCGGGGGCGAACCGTTCAGCTATTATGGGCTCTCCGGTATAGCACCTATCCTCCCCTACGGCCAGACTGACCTTATACCTAAACTGAGGGTCATCTCTTTCGACTACTGAAAGGAGATCTTTTACCTGCTCTAGTACTTCATCCTTGACTTCACCTTCCAGCAATCTTCTGTCAAAGGTGCACCTACAACGGTCAGGCACCACACTGGCCCCCGGATAGGGATACGAAATGATGTCCGTTACTTCAAGAATTCCCTCCCCCAACACAGGGTGTCTTTTAGGCATGAATCCATCCTCTATGGCGAGAAGGGCTTTGGTCATCTTCTTTATGGCGTTTATCCCCACGGAGGGATTTGAGGAATGGGCGTTCTTGCCGTAGGTCTCAAGGACCACCTCGGCTCGGCCCCTTTGCCCTCGCTTCAGAGTCAAGCCAGAGGGTTCACCTATAACGACGCAATCAGGCCTGCTTATCTTTGCTATCTCCTCCGACGCCACACCTTCGAAGCACTCCTCATGCACACATCCTGCAACGTTTATCTCCCCATCCAGCTCTCCTGCAAGGTCCTCCTTGACAAAAGCCGCAGCCAAAACCATGGCGGAAAGGTTGCCCTTCATGTCCGTTGAACCTCTACCGTAAATTTTGCCGTCCTTTATCTGGGCACCGTAGGGATCCACACTCCACTTGGACATGTCAGAAATTCCCACGTGGTCCATGTGCCCCTCGAAAAGTATCTTTCTCCCACCCTTGCCCAATACGACGGTACCTATCACGTTGCCGTACCTGTCAAACTCCACCTTGTCGTATCCCAGGCTTTCCATTTCCTGGGCTATCCGCTGGGCAACCCCCTTCTCCTCTCCAGAAAGACTGGGGATCCTTATCAAATCCTGGCAAAACTTTATTAGCCTTTCTCGTCTGCTTTCACTCAACACTAGACTTTCCCCTCCTATTCATGGCCCCTCATTATAGCCCGTTTTCTGTGGAAAGAATCTGCTCTGCTATGCCGTAATATCCCATGCACCCCAGATACATTTCCTCTATTTCAATATACTCGTCACTCACGTGAGCCAGGCTTTCCCTCGACGGACCGAAAACTATGGTGGGTATGGAAGCAACCCCTCCGTAGTAGCACCCGTTGGTCCCAAAGCCTGCCCCCTCGGCCAGCCGCGGTGGTAGCCCCGCCCTCGACAGGCCTTTCAGGCAGCTTTTAACGAAAGGATGATCCTCGGGCAAAAGCCAGGCTGGCGCAAAGTGTTCTCCAGATATGGCAGCACCTGTATAGCACTGGTATTCCGAAGAAGAGATCCATGCTCTTGCGTTTAAAGAAGGAATATGTTTTGCCGCTTCCTCCAGGAGGCGCTCCACTTGAAGCAGAACGCTGGAACGAGTCTCTCCAGGCAAAAGCCTTCTATCGAAGATCGCCCTGCAGACATCTGGCACTATGCCCGTGGCGTTTTCCGGATATGAAACCAGGCTGGTCAGTTCCATGATGCCCTCGCCAAGAAATGGGTCTTTGGCAGGCTTGAAGTTGTCCTTGATGAAGCTCACAAGACGCGCCATGAGCACTGCTGCGTTCACACCATAATCTGGCCTGGCAGAATGAGCCTGTTTTCCTGAGACCTCTACGACTATCTCGGCTCTGCCTCGCTGCCCCCGTTCCAGGGCAAGACCCGACGCCTCACCGGTCACAACGAAATCTGGGGCACATTTTTCTGCTACAAGCATGGAGGAAACGCCTTCAAATTTTTCCTGACAAACTGTGGCTGAAACCACCAACCGCCCACAAAGATCCTTAAGACGGTCTTCCTTCAAGAACGAGGCGGCACACATCATCGCCGCAAGGGCACCCTTCTGGTCTGTAGCGCCCCTACCGTAAATTTTGCCGCCCTCCAAGAATCCTCCAAAGGGATAGTGATTCCATTGAAAGGGATTTCCTACGTCTACGTGGTCCAGCTGAGCCTCAAAGAGAAGACATGGGCCCTTGCCGAAATCCATGGTTCCTATTACGCTGCCGTAAAAATCAACCTGGACATCATCAAAGCCCATGCTCTGCATGGTATCTCTTACGAAGGCCGCAAGGAGCCGCTCCTGGCCCGAAAGGCTTGGGATGCGCACCAGGTTACTACAAAGCTTCACTAGCTCCTCTTTTCGGCCTGAGGTTAGCATAGTTAGTTCTCCTGACTTTTAAATATGGAGATACATTATCTAATTGAAGTTTATCCTATAATATATTAATATCAATACGCAAAATCTTATCGAAATGATAGGTTTTTCTTATAGCTTGAACGAAGCAATGTCTCATTGCCCGGCATTAAGTGAAGCAAGAGGTGTACACTTTTATTTGAATAGAGGAGATGCCGTGTGATTACTTTCTTCCAATTGCAGACTTTCTGTGAGGTAATAGAAAGGGGGACTTTCAGTGCAGCAGCAGAAAAGCTGTATATATCCCAACCTTCCGTAAGCCAGCACATAGCGAACCTGGAAAAACATTTTGGAGTAAAGCTCTTCGACCGCCGAAAACGCAAGGTGCGCCTCACCCCTGAAGGCAGGGTCTTATACTCCACGGCAAAAGAAGTGCTGGAGCAATTAGACAGGGCAAAAAAAAGGATAGACGACCTGAGGTCCCTGGAGGCGGGGACGTTGAACATAGGATGCAGCCACTACGTGGACTCCCTGCTTTTATGGCAGGTGCTACCAGAATTTGTCTCCCAACACCCTAAAGTCAGCGTGAGCACTTTTATAGGAACTATAGAAGAACTGAAAAGCGCGCTTCTTTCCTCCGATATAGAACTTATCTTTGCAGAGAGGACCCCTGACTTTGTGCCAAGCTCGCAATTTTCAAGCAAGGTAGTGGCCTCAGAAAAATTAGTTTTCGTGGCAACCTCAGACCTTGCAGGCAAAAAAACGTCTTTTTTCACTCCAAAAGATCTGGAAAGATATCCTCTTATAGGCTGGCATCCATCATCGTGCCTCTTTTCATACCTAAACGACTTTCAGATGCAAAATCAGCTCCGCCTCAGGCGCAAGATCACCGTATCAAGCATTGAGGCAGCCAGAGAGCTGGCCTTGAAGGGGCACGGGATAGCCCTACTGAACCTTCGCTCCGTAGAGGATGACATAGCCATGGGA
The DNA window shown above is from Thermovirga lienii DSM 17291 and carries:
- a CDS encoding Pyridoxal-5'-phosphate-dependent protein beta subunit (PFAM: Pyridoxal-phosphate dependent enzyme~COGs: COG0031 Cysteine synthase~InterPro IPR001926~KEGG: aco:Amico_0198 pyridoxal-5'-phosphate-dependent protein beta subunit~PFAM: Pyridoxal-5'-phosphate-dependent protein beta subunit~SPTR: Pyridoxal-5'-phosphate-dependent protein beta subunit), producing the protein MIDLTVNEKQLRRTVERAKERGIVIPTFEQMKDPEKIPQKIKEKLKDVGLWDVNPLNLFRITWKNEPKSKGGLYDGVNFLELPSELTGVKARIIALVGKWFPTGAHKVGATFGCLVPRLVTGQFDPTTQKAVWPSTGNYCRGGAYNAQLLGCESIAILPEGMSKERFEWLKSVAGEVIATPGSESNVKEIFDKTWELRRTRDNVVIFNQFEELGNHLWHYEVTGHAMEEVVKEVAGPQDKFFGVTLTSGSAGTLGCGDYMKDVYPGSKIAVGEALQCPTLLMNGFGAHRIEGIGDKHVPWIHNVKNTDMVIAVDDADSMAMIRLFNEPIGKEFLKEQGVPDEVVEKLHLMGISSAANVIMAIKMAKYYELTEKDIILTVFTDSMELYRSRIKELEEEFGPYTKVQAAVDFEKHIMGLSVDWMKELTYYDKKAIHNLKYYTWIEQQGKDIEELNAQWYDAENYWGSVHKMAPLIDEKIKAFNEMTGVLDNL
- a CDS encoding Glycine hydroxymethyltransferase (PFAM: Serine hydroxymethyltransferase~COGs: COG0112 Glycine/serine hydroxymethyltransferase~InterPro IPR001085: IPR019798~KEGG: aco:Amico_1785 glycine hydroxymethyltransferase~PFAM: glycine hydroxymethyltransferase~PRIAM: Glycine hydroxymethyltransferase~SPTR: Serine hydroxymethyltransferase): MFVGSFEYLRKVDPAIASVIEAELKREREGIELIASENVVSPAVLAAMGSVLTNKYAEGYPAKRYYGGCEFVDQAEDLARDRAKKLFGCDHVNVQPHSGSQANMAVYFSVLKPGDTILAMNLSHGGHLTHGSPVNFSGQLYNVVPYGVSRETETIDFDEVERLALEHKPRMIVCGASAYPREIDAEKFREIADKVGAYLMFDIAHIAGLVAADLHKDPIPWCDFVTTTTHKTLRGPRGGMVMCKEEYAKAIDKTIFPGMQGGPLMHVIAAKAVAFQEALQPEFKEYQRKIVENAKAFADALSKKGFRLVSGGTDNHLMLLDLTDRGITGKDFEIALDKAGITVNKNTIPFETRSPFITSGIRVGTPAVTSRGFGPSEMVILADLMDRVASAPDDEANLKKVREEVLELCRAFPLYGGWEL
- a CDS encoding L-threonine synthase (PFAM: Pyridoxal-phosphate dependent enzyme~TIGRFAM: threonine synthase~COGs: COG0498 Threonine synthase~InterPro IPR004450: IPR001926~KEGG: mta:Moth_1998 L-threonine synthase~PFAM: Pyridoxal-5'-phosphate-dependent protein beta subunit~SPTR: Threonine synthase;~TIGRFAM: threonine synthase): MAKPQLLKCAICGKEYEPEENLYTCPDCGLDGTFHVLYDYEKAAKEITKEKLRENDDFSLWRYKAVLPVEKDENIPPLAAGWTPLYSSQKLARTYGVKEVYVKDDGRNPTGSLKDRASAVGVAKALDYGRDVIACASTGNAASSLSGFAAVSGLKSIIFVPESAPVAKITQLLVYGACVVLVKGTYEKAFDLATEAIERWGWYNRNCAINPYLVEGKKTCAMEIAEQLNWDAPDFVFVSVGDGCIISGLYKGFSDLVKLGLTERVPHIVGVQAEGASPIYKAFKEGAPRVEFSPASTVADSISVGAPRNWAKALNGVRSSGGDMLAVSDDEILSAIPELARTTGVFGEPAGVTAFAGFRKAAREGKLPKDARVALVVTGNGLKDIDGARRAVGQPIVTEPCLLGLEKALKERNVI
- a CDS encoding peptidase dimerization domain protein (PFAM: Peptidase family M20/M25/M40; Peptidase dimerisation domain~TIGRFAM: putative selenium metabolism hydrolase~COGs: COG0624 Acetylornithine deacetylase/Succinyl-diaminopimelate desuccinylase and related deacylase~InterPro IPR002933: IPR011650~KEGG: aco:Amico_0203 peptidase M20~PFAM: peptidase dimerisation domain protein; peptidase M20~SPTR: Peptidase M20), with translation MLSESRRERLIKFCQDLIRIPSLSGEEKGVAQRIAQEMESLGYDKVEFDRYGNVIGTVVLGKGGRKILFEGHMDHVGISDMSKWSVDPYGAQIKDGKIYGRGSTDMKGNLSAMVLAAAFVKEDLAGELDGEINVAGCVHEECFEGVASEEIAKISRPDCVVIGEPSGLTLKRGQRGRAEVVLETYGKNAHSSNPSVGINAIKKMTKALLAIEDGFMPKRHPVLGEGILEVTDIISYPYPGASVVPDRCRCTFDRRLLEGEVKDEVLEQVKDLLSVVERDDPQFRYKVSLAVGEDRCYTGEPIIAERFAPGWIFPEDHPFVVAALEGLRSVGQHPQISHYYFCTNGSYYAGKANIPTVGFGGSLETLAHVDDEYIEIEHLQKACEGYFGISRGALLAKEVK